A genomic segment from Methanoplanus limicola DSM 2279 encodes:
- a CDS encoding dockerin type I domain-containing protein: MSDGNANPTWGGYTSLGMDSDHFVDKINYIRSAGGDVAISFGGANGVEIAVNNTDINTLTSKYQQVIDKYNPTWIDFDIEGFAVADKPSIGRRSIAIKRLQDSNPGLRIGFCLPVTPTGLDAYGLNVIDNATENGVEIDIVNLMVMDYGQGAAPDPAGKMGDYAISATKGTYDQLKGRNISATLGMTPMIGQNDQELEIFTIDNANQVKEWAESKDWVTMLGMWSINRDNNGSEGTAIYQWSQLDQENFEFTDIFKSFTTGFSSAQLMIPDTGIPANSTYVIPVKVSGITNAKKVSCSLRWNSSVITVNEVKANNSVFLGSSVTLNLTEGQADLVLANTNSMTDTEPEALFDISVIPGGNSGDSCTISIFNAIWTDTDLKEHYLESIEGNITIFGVKGDFNGNGAVDIGDVSRVSYMVAGLTTVNPAADFNKNGNVDTGDAARIAWYYIGKEKYL; encoded by the coding sequence GTGAGTGATGGAAATGCCAATCCGACATGGGGCGGATATACCAGTCTTGGAATGGATTCGGATCACTTTGTAGATAAAATAAATTACATCCGCTCAGCAGGGGGTGATGTTGCGATATCCTTTGGCGGGGCAAACGGAGTAGAGATTGCAGTAAACAACACTGATATCAATACCCTGACATCGAAATACCAGCAGGTAATTGATAAATACAATCCAACATGGATTGATTTTGATATTGAAGGATTTGCAGTGGCTGACAAACCCTCTATAGGAAGGAGGAGTATAGCTATTAAAAGATTACAGGATAGCAATCCCGGACTTAGAATCGGATTCTGTCTCCCTGTAACTCCGACAGGACTTGATGCATATGGACTTAATGTAATTGACAATGCTACTGAAAATGGCGTTGAAATTGACATTGTAAATCTTATGGTTATGGATTACGGGCAGGGAGCTGCTCCGGATCCGGCAGGTAAAATGGGTGATTATGCAATTTCAGCAACAAAAGGAACTTATGACCAGCTAAAAGGACGAAATATTTCTGCAACGCTGGGCATGACCCCGATGATAGGTCAGAATGACCAGGAACTGGAAATATTTACTATTGATAATGCAAATCAGGTTAAAGAATGGGCCGAATCAAAAGACTGGGTTACAATGCTTGGCATGTGGTCAATAAACAGGGATAACAATGGCAGTGAGGGTACTGCAATATACCAGTGGTCACAACTGGACCAGGAAAATTTTGAGTTCACAGATATATTCAAAAGTTTCACTACCGGATTTTCATCAGCACAACTAATGATCCCGGATACCGGCATCCCTGCAAACTCTACATATGTGATACCGGTAAAAGTATCCGGGATTACCAATGCAAAGAAGGTATCATGTTCATTAAGATGGAATTCATCAGTCATAACGGTAAACGAAGTTAAGGCAAACAATTCAGTATTTCTTGGTTCTTCAGTTACACTGAACCTTACAGAGGGGCAGGCAGATCTGGTTCTTGCCAATACCAATTCAATGACAGATACAGAACCAGAAGCTTTATTCGATATATCCGTAATTCCAGGAGGAAACAGCGGTGATTCGTGCACAATATCCATATTTAATGCAATTTGGACTGATACAGACCTGAAAGAACACTATCTCGAATCTATTGAAGGTAATATCACTATTTTCGGGGTTAAAGGTGATTTTAATGGGAACGGAGCTGTTGATATCGGCGATGTTTCAAGGGTATCATATATGGTTGCCGGACTGACGACCGTAAATCCTGCTGCGGACTTTAATAAAAATGGAAATGTTGATACAGGTGATGCAGCCAGAATTGCATGGTATTATATTGGAAAGGAGAAATATCTTTAA
- a CDS encoding ChaB family protein has product MPYETIEDLPDSVKDNLPKHAREIYLAAFNNAWDQYSDPEDRRGDASREETAHKVAWAAVKNEYVKEKESGKWKKK; this is encoded by the coding sequence ATGCCATACGAAACTATTGAAGATCTCCCGGACAGCGTTAAAGATAACCTGCCGAAACATGCCCGGGAGATTTATCTGGCGGCATTCAACAATGCCTGGGATCAATACAGCGATCCCGAAGACCGCCGGGGAGATGCATCCCGCGAGGAGACTGCACACAAGGTTGCCTGGGCGGCGGTAAAAAACGAATACGTGAAGGAGAAAGAGTCAGGGAAGTGGAAGAAAAAATAA